From the Labilithrix sp. genome, the window CGAGCCCGGCTCGCTCCAAGACGCCGACGTGCTTCTTCATGCCCGTGAGGGTCATGTGGAACTTCTCGGCAAGCTCCGTGATCGAAGCGTCGGCGCGCCCGAGCTGCTCCAGAACGCCGCGCCGGGTCGCGTCCGAGAGAGCGGCGAACGAGGCGTCCAAGCGGGCACCCAAATACTGAACCATGCGGTTCAGTGTCTAGCGCACCGCTTCGGCGCATGCAAGTGAGCTCGTCGCCGAGCGCGGCGGCGCCGAGGGTTGGCGAGGCTGAGGGCATG encodes:
- a CDS encoding helix-turn-helix transcriptional regulator, producing MVQYLGARLDASFAALSDATRRGVLEQLGRADASITELAEKFHMTLTGMKKHVGVLERAGLVATEKVGRVRTCKLGPSRLLAETAWIEGYRQLWSSRFEELDKVIEELKRKENVR